The Bacillus vallismortis genome window below encodes:
- a CDS encoding DNA-3-methyladenine glycosylase, which yields MWKENVSVTPPYHFDRVLDRLSLDPLNAADKEAREIRVPIRNQGGDVCIVKVQALGHADEPEFLVSGETDQEEMMKEIKRIFQWEHDLQHVLDHFSKTSLSAIFEAHAGTPLVLDYSVYNCIMKCIIHQQLNLSFAYTLTERFVHAFGEQKDGVWCYPTPETIAELDYQDLRDLQFSMRKAEYAIDTSRMIAEGTLDLSKLPEMTDEDIMKKLVKIRGIGPWTVQNVLMFGLGRPNLFPLADIGLQNALKRHFQLDDKPAKDVMQAMSKEWEPYLSYASLYLWRSIE from the coding sequence GGAAGGAAAACGTATCTGTCACGCCTCCGTACCATTTTGACCGCGTGTTGGACAGACTGTCTTTAGACCCTCTCAATGCGGCAGATAAAGAAGCGCGGGAAATACGCGTGCCGATCAGAAACCAAGGGGGAGACGTGTGCATTGTAAAGGTACAGGCGTTGGGCCATGCTGATGAGCCTGAGTTTCTCGTCAGCGGGGAAACGGATCAGGAAGAGATGATGAAGGAAATCAAGCGGATTTTTCAATGGGAACATGATCTGCAGCACGTTCTCGATCATTTTTCAAAAACGAGTCTGTCCGCCATTTTTGAAGCGCATGCAGGCACGCCGCTTGTACTGGACTATAGCGTGTACAATTGCATCATGAAATGCATCATCCACCAGCAGCTCAACCTCTCCTTCGCTTATACGTTAACCGAACGGTTTGTTCATGCGTTTGGCGAACAGAAGGACGGCGTGTGGTGCTATCCAACGCCGGAAACGATTGCGGAACTCGATTATCAGGATCTGCGCGATCTGCAATTCAGCATGAGGAAAGCGGAATACGCCATTGATACGTCAAGGATGATCGCTGAAGGCACACTCGACTTGTCGAAGCTGCCGGAGATGACAGATGAAGACATCATGAAGAAGCTGGTCAAAATCAGAGGCATCGGCCCGTGGACCGTGCAAAACGTTCTCATGTTCGGGCTTGGGCGCCCAAATTTGTTCCCGCTTGCCGATATTGGACTCCAAAATGCGCTCAAACGCCATTTTCAGCTGGACGACAAACCGGCAAAGGATGTCATGCAGGCGATGAGCAAGGAGTGGGAGCCTTATTTAAGTTATGCGTCTTTGTATTTGTGGAGAAGTATTGAATGA
- the rlmD gene encoding 23S rRNA (uracil(1939)-C(5))-methyltransferase RlmD produces MNQQKKQAPVELKVGQTFPLTIKRLGINGEGVGYFKKKVVFVPGALPGEEVVVQATKVQPKFSEGRVKKIRKASEHRVAPPCPVYEECGGCQLQHLAYSQQLREKRDIVIQSLERHTKLKLENMEIKETIGMDNPWNYRNKSQFQIGRSQSGSIIAGLYGLDSHDIVPIKDCIVQHPATNKTTGIVRRILEDFNVSVYNERKRKGDVRTIVTRVGFETGEVQVVLVTAKETLPHKEEIVKAIQKRLPEVKSIIQNVNGAKTSVIFGEKTKQLAGHTVIQEVLGDVSFELSARAFFQLNPEQTVKLYGEVKKAAQLTGKEKVVDAYCGVGTIGMWVADGAKEVRGMDVIKESIDDAKKNAKKHGMANATYVTGTAEHWLPKWTKEGFRPDVVIVDPPRTGCDSTFLDTIKKVKPKRFVYVSCNPSTLAKDLQALSKDYRVEYIQPVDMFPQTAHVEAVAKLVLKSSN; encoded by the coding sequence GTGAACCAACAAAAAAAACAGGCGCCCGTCGAACTGAAAGTCGGACAAACCTTTCCGCTGACGATTAAGCGTCTCGGCATTAACGGAGAAGGTGTCGGCTACTTTAAGAAAAAAGTCGTCTTCGTGCCCGGCGCGCTTCCAGGTGAAGAGGTTGTCGTGCAGGCCACAAAGGTTCAGCCGAAGTTTTCGGAAGGCCGCGTGAAGAAGATCCGCAAGGCGTCGGAGCACCGCGTGGCACCGCCTTGTCCCGTATACGAAGAGTGCGGCGGCTGTCAGCTTCAGCACCTTGCATACAGCCAACAGCTTCGGGAAAAACGCGACATCGTCATTCAGTCTCTTGAACGCCATACGAAGTTAAAATTAGAAAACATGGAAATCAAAGAAACGATCGGCATGGACAATCCGTGGAATTACCGCAACAAAAGCCAATTCCAGATCGGGCGCTCGCAAAGCGGGAGCATCATCGCCGGCTTATACGGCCTCGATTCTCATGACATCGTGCCGATCAAAGATTGCATTGTTCAGCATCCGGCAACCAACAAAACAACAGGCATCGTCCGCCGCATTTTAGAGGACTTCAATGTGTCTGTTTATAATGAACGGAAACGAAAAGGCGACGTTCGCACCATTGTGACGCGAGTCGGTTTTGAAACAGGCGAGGTGCAGGTCGTGCTTGTGACAGCAAAAGAAACGCTTCCGCACAAGGAAGAAATCGTCAAAGCGATCCAAAAGCGCCTGCCTGAGGTCAAATCCATTATCCAAAATGTAAACGGAGCGAAAACCTCTGTCATTTTCGGTGAGAAAACAAAACAGCTTGCCGGACATACAGTGATCCAAGAGGTGCTCGGCGATGTGTCATTTGAACTGAGCGCCCGCGCTTTCTTCCAGCTCAATCCGGAGCAAACCGTCAAGCTGTACGGCGAAGTGAAAAAAGCGGCGCAGCTGACCGGAAAAGAAAAAGTCGTTGACGCGTATTGCGGCGTCGGCACCATCGGCATGTGGGTAGCGGACGGAGCGAAGGAAGTCCGCGGCATGGACGTTATCAAGGAATCGATTGATGACGCCAAGAAAAACGCCAAAAAACACGGCATGGCAAATGCCACATACGTAACAGGAACAGCCGAGCACTGGCTCCCAAAATGGACGAAAGAAGGCTTCCGCCCGGACGTCGTCATCGTTGACCCGCCAAGAACCGGCTGTGACAGCACGTTCCTGGACACGATCAAAAAAGTCAAACCGAAACGATTTGTCTACGTTTCCTGCAATCCATCCACGCTTGCGAAGGATTTGCAGGCGCTGTCAAAAGACTATCGTGTAGAATATATTCAGCCTGTGGATATGTTTCCGCAGACGGCTCATGTTGAAGCCGTGGCGAAGCTTGTATTAAAATCGTCTAATTAA
- a CDS encoding tRNA dihydrouridine synthase, whose amino-acid sequence MIDNFWRELPRPFFVLAPMEDVTDVVFRHVVSEAGRPDVFFTEFTNSESYCHPDGKDSVRGRLTFTEDEQPMVAHIWGDKPENFRQMSIGMAKLGFKGLDINMGCPVPNVTGNGKGSGLICRPEVAAELIQAAKAGGLPVSVKTRLGYTDVDEWRDWLTHVLTQDIANLSIHLRTRAEMSKVDAHWELIPEIKKLRDEVAPDTLLTINGDIPDRETGLKLAEQYGVDGIMIGRGIFTNPFAFEKEPKEHSSKELMDLLRLHLDLHDEYSKTEARAYKPLPRFFKIYLRGFRGASELRNQCMNTKSTDEVRALLDEFERKYLNGAEQ is encoded by the coding sequence ATGATAGATAATTTCTGGCGTGAATTGCCACGACCATTTTTTGTGCTGGCACCAATGGAAGATGTGACGGATGTTGTTTTTCGCCATGTCGTGAGTGAAGCAGGCAGACCTGATGTGTTCTTTACGGAGTTTACAAACTCGGAGAGCTATTGTCATCCAGATGGAAAGGATAGTGTACGAGGCCGTTTGACCTTTACTGAGGATGAACAGCCAATGGTGGCGCATATATGGGGAGATAAGCCTGAAAACTTCCGGCAAATGAGTATTGGCATGGCAAAATTAGGGTTTAAGGGTCTAGATATCAATATGGGCTGTCCTGTACCTAATGTGACGGGGAATGGAAAGGGAAGCGGCCTTATTTGCCGTCCTGAAGTTGCAGCAGAATTAATACAAGCAGCAAAAGCAGGAGGATTGCCTGTGAGTGTGAAGACAAGGCTTGGTTACACGGATGTGGACGAATGGCGAGACTGGCTGACACACGTACTGACGCAAGACATTGCGAATCTTTCCATCCATTTGCGTACAAGAGCGGAAATGAGCAAAGTAGATGCGCATTGGGAACTGATTCCGGAAATTAAGAAACTTCGTGACGAGGTGGCACCAGATACACTTTTGACGATCAATGGAGATATTCCTGACCGTGAAACTGGCTTGAAACTTGCTGAACAATACGGCGTTGACGGGATAATGATTGGACGCGGTATTTTTACAAATCCTTTTGCTTTTGAAAAAGAGCCGAAAGAGCATAGCAGTAAGGAATTGATGGATCTTTTGAGACTGCATCTGGATCTCCATGATGAATATTCAAAAACAGAAGCTCGAGCATATAAACCGCTTCCTCGCTTTTTCAAGATATATCTTCGTGGATTCCGCGGGGCAAGTGAATTAAGAAACCAATGTATGAACACAAAGTCAACAGACGAAGTGCGTGCATTGCTCGATGAATTTGAGAGAAAGTATCTTAATGGGGCGGAGCAATAG
- a CDS encoding GNAT family N-acetyltransferase produces the protein MKEFPIIETKKLLLREVNVEDAKDMLTYLSDQDVVKPMGLEPFETTSDVWEEIRWYKSIYEKGTGIRWGITLKDSGIVIGTCGFLNRLAKHYRAEVGYELSKDYWRKGIVSEALEAVVKYGYNHLQLERIEALIEPSNISSIKLVEKQGFSREGLLRHYEFACGKFEDLYMYSMIKEDFTSGLGK, from the coding sequence GTGAAAGAATTTCCTATAATTGAAACAAAAAAATTATTGTTAAGAGAAGTAAACGTTGAAGATGCCAAAGATATGCTAACATATCTTTCAGATCAAGATGTTGTTAAGCCGATGGGGTTAGAACCCTTTGAAACAACTAGTGATGTTTGGGAAGAGATTAGGTGGTATAAATCCATATATGAAAAAGGTACAGGTATCAGATGGGGCATTACACTTAAAGATTCTGGCATCGTAATAGGAACCTGTGGATTTCTTAATAGACTTGCAAAACATTATCGAGCTGAAGTTGGGTATGAATTAAGCAAAGATTACTGGCGAAAAGGAATCGTCAGTGAAGCACTAGAGGCTGTTGTCAAATATGGATATAACCACTTGCAGCTGGAAAGAATTGAAGCTCTTATTGAACCTTCTAATATTTCATCGATAAAACTAGTGGAAAAACAAGGTTTTAGCAGAGAGGGCTTGCTGAGACATTATGAATTTGCTTGTGGTAAATTTGAAGATTTATATATGTATTCAATGATCAAAGAAGATTTTACATCTGGTTTGGGAAAATGA
- a CDS encoding DUF6884 domain-containing protein: MKRLCIIPCGKKKIWDVRFDAGPTRAEDAYLSPFHQACERYAKAFFDEWVILSAKHGFLRPDDIVPENYDVAFGTGHPEIMTAEELSRQFREKGFFEKEEVVMLGGKKYRSVLNAVISEHQHISWPLSPYKGIGYMLQALNRAAEEKHEL; this comes from the coding sequence ATGAAACGACTATGCATCATCCCCTGCGGCAAGAAAAAAATATGGGACGTCCGGTTTGACGCGGGTCCAACAAGGGCGGAAGACGCTTATCTCAGCCCGTTTCATCAAGCGTGCGAGCGGTATGCAAAAGCGTTTTTTGACGAGTGGGTCATTTTGTCTGCAAAGCACGGATTCCTTCGCCCAGATGATATCGTACCCGAAAATTACGATGTGGCTTTTGGAACCGGTCATCCGGAGATCATGACAGCGGAGGAGCTGAGCCGCCAATTTCGCGAAAAGGGCTTTTTCGAAAAAGAAGAGGTCGTCATGCTCGGCGGGAAAAAATATCGCAGTGTCCTTAACGCCGTCATCAGTGAACACCAGCACATCAGCTGGCCGCTATCACCGTACAAAGGCATTGGCTACATGCTTCAGGCACTGAACAGAGCGGCTGAAGAAAAGCATGAACTGTAA
- the acoA gene encoding acetoin:2,6-dichlorophenolindophenol oxidoreductase subunit alpha has product MELLKREGLSLTEEKALWMYQKMLEIRGFEDKVHELFAQGVLPGFVHLYAGEEAVAVGVCAHLDNGDSITSTHRGHGHCIAKGCDLDGMMAEIFGKATGLCKGKGGSMHIADLDKGMLGANGIVGGGFTLACGSALTAKYKQTKNVSVCFFGDGANNQGTFHEGLNLAAVWNLPVVFINENNGYGEATPFEYASACDSIADRAAAYNMPGVTVDGKDILAVYQAAEEAIERARNGGGPSLIECMTYRNYGHFEGDAQTYKTKNERAEHLEEKDAIQGFKNYLLKETDANKLSDIEERVNESIEKAVSFSEDSPYPKESELLTDVYVSYEKGGM; this is encoded by the coding sequence ATGGAATTGTTAAAACGTGAAGGCTTGTCATTAACTGAGGAGAAAGCGTTGTGGATGTACCAAAAGATGCTGGAAATCAGGGGCTTTGAAGACAAAGTGCATGAACTGTTCGCACAGGGAGTGCTTCCCGGATTCGTCCATTTGTATGCCGGTGAAGAAGCGGTAGCGGTAGGCGTGTGCGCTCATTTAGATAATGGCGACAGCATTACAAGCACGCACAGGGGACATGGACATTGTATCGCCAAAGGCTGTGATCTGGACGGCATGATGGCGGAAATTTTCGGGAAAGCGACCGGACTGTGCAAAGGCAAGGGCGGTTCTATGCACATTGCGGATCTCGATAAAGGCATGTTAGGGGCAAATGGAATCGTCGGGGGCGGATTTACGCTCGCATGCGGATCAGCGCTCACCGCTAAATATAAACAGACTAAAAATGTAAGCGTTTGCTTTTTCGGAGACGGAGCAAACAACCAAGGCACCTTCCATGAAGGGCTGAACTTAGCGGCAGTATGGAACCTTCCTGTCGTGTTTATCAATGAAAACAACGGCTACGGCGAAGCCACCCCATTTGAATACGCGTCGGCCTGCGATTCAATCGCTGATCGGGCGGCTGCCTATAATATGCCTGGGGTCACGGTGGACGGAAAAGATATTTTAGCAGTTTACCAGGCAGCCGAGGAAGCGATAGAAAGAGCAAGAAACGGCGGAGGCCCGTCTTTGATTGAATGTATGACCTACAGAAATTACGGCCATTTCGAAGGGGATGCCCAAACGTATAAAACGAAGAATGAAAGAGCTGAGCATCTTGAAGAAAAGGATGCCATTCAAGGCTTTAAAAACTACCTTTTAAAAGAAACTGATGCCAATAAACTGTCAGACATTGAAGAGCGTGTCAATGAATCAATTGAAAAAGCCGTCTCGTTCAGTGAAGACAGTCCTTATCCAAAAGAATCAGAACTGCTGACAGACGTCTACGTGTCATATGAAAAAGGGGGAATGTGA
- the acoB gene encoding acetoin:2,6-dichlorophenolindophenol oxidoreductase subunit beta, with the protein MARVISMSDAINEAMKLAMRRDENVLLIGEDVAGGAAVDHLQDDEAWGGVLGVTKGLVQEFGRTRVLDTPISEAGYMGAAMAAASTGLRPIAELMFNDFIGTCFDQVINQGAKFRYMFGGKAQVPITVRTTYGAGFRAAAQHSQALYGLFTSIPGLKTVVPSNPYDAKGLLLAAIEDNDPVFFFEDKTSYNMKGEVPEDYYTIPLGKADIKREGGDITLFAVGKQVNTALEAAAQLSEKGIEAEVLDPRSLSPLDEEAIFTSLEKTNRLIIIDEANPRCSIATDIAAIVADKGFDLLDAPIKRITAPHTPVPFSPVLEDQYLPTADQIVSVTLELFGEPAMN; encoded by the coding sequence ATGGCGAGAGTCATAAGCATGTCAGACGCGATCAATGAAGCAATGAAGCTTGCGATGAGAAGAGACGAAAATGTGCTTTTGATCGGCGAGGATGTCGCCGGGGGAGCGGCGGTCGATCATTTGCAGGATGATGAAGCTTGGGGCGGTGTATTAGGGGTCACAAAGGGGCTCGTACAGGAATTCGGGCGCACAAGAGTGCTGGACACACCGATTTCTGAGGCGGGCTACATGGGTGCGGCTATGGCTGCGGCATCAACCGGGTTGAGACCGATTGCCGAGCTGATGTTTAATGATTTTATCGGCACGTGCTTTGACCAGGTCATCAACCAAGGCGCGAAATTCCGCTATATGTTCGGCGGAAAAGCGCAAGTGCCGATTACCGTCCGCACCACATATGGAGCGGGGTTCCGGGCCGCTGCCCAGCATTCACAGGCGCTGTATGGCCTTTTCACCAGCATTCCGGGACTGAAGACGGTTGTTCCGTCCAATCCGTATGACGCTAAAGGACTGCTGCTTGCAGCAATCGAAGACAATGATCCGGTGTTCTTTTTTGAAGACAAAACGTCCTACAACATGAAGGGCGAGGTGCCGGAAGATTATTATACAATCCCGCTCGGAAAGGCGGACATCAAACGTGAAGGCGGCGATATCACGCTGTTTGCGGTCGGCAAGCAGGTCAATACCGCACTTGAAGCGGCTGCACAGCTTTCAGAGAAAGGCATCGAAGCCGAGGTGCTTGATCCCCGCAGTCTGTCTCCTCTGGATGAGGAAGCGATTTTCACATCGTTGGAAAAAACAAACCGGCTGATCATCATTGACGAAGCCAATCCGCGCTGCAGCATTGCCACGGATATTGCTGCGATTGTCGCCGACAAGGGCTTTGACTTGCTTGATGCGCCGATTAAACGAATTACAGCGCCGCATACACCGGTGCCGTTTTCACCAGTGCTTGAAGATCAATATTTGCCGACAGCAGATCAAATTGTCAGCGTCACGCTAGAATTGTTTGGCGAGCCGGCAATGAATTAA
- a CDS encoding dihydrolipoamide acetyltransferase family protein: MAVKVVMPKLGMAMKQGEVSIWNKKVGDPVEKGESIASIQSEKIEMDVEAPEKGTLIDIKVKEGEEVPPGTAICYIGDANESVPEEAKAPVAEDNEPLAVQPEKQENKPVAAKKERIKISPVARKIAEKAGLDLQQLKGTGPGGRIVKDDVTKALAEQKKDRPEPVSEQKAQETPVTGMRKVIAARMQESLANSAQLTITMKADITKLAALQKQLSPTAEERYGTKLTMTHFVSRAAVLALQAHPMLNSFYQNERIITHPYVHLGMAVALENGLVVPVIRHAEKQSLVELAQSISEHAKKAREGRAGSEELQGSTFSITNLGAFGIEHFTPILNPPETGILGIGASYDTPVYQGEEIVRSKILPLSLTFDHRACDGAPAAAFLKAIKRYLEEPAALIL, encoded by the coding sequence ATGGCGGTAAAAGTAGTGATGCCAAAATTGGGAATGGCCATGAAACAAGGGGAAGTATCGATATGGAATAAAAAAGTAGGCGATCCGGTTGAAAAAGGAGAAAGCATTGCCAGCATTCAATCGGAGAAAATTGAAATGGATGTTGAGGCGCCTGAAAAAGGAACGCTGATCGATATCAAAGTAAAAGAGGGTGAAGAGGTTCCGCCCGGCACAGCGATCTGCTACATCGGGGACGCCAATGAATCGGTGCCGGAAGAGGCGAAAGCACCTGTTGCAGAAGATAACGAACCGCTAGCCGTCCAGCCCGAAAAACAAGAAAACAAACCCGTAGCCGCGAAAAAAGAACGAATCAAAATATCTCCAGTCGCCAGAAAAATAGCGGAAAAAGCGGGATTAGACCTGCAACAGCTGAAAGGCACAGGGCCAGGCGGGCGAATCGTAAAAGACGACGTAACAAAGGCGCTTGCTGAACAGAAAAAAGATCGGCCAGAGCCGGTTTCTGAGCAGAAGGCGCAAGAAACGCCGGTGACAGGGATGAGAAAAGTCATCGCGGCCCGAATGCAGGAAAGCCTGGCAAACAGCGCGCAGCTGACGATTACGATGAAGGCTGATATCACCAAGCTGGCAGCCCTTCAAAAACAGCTTTCTCCAACAGCGGAAGAGAGGTACGGCACAAAGCTGACGATGACTCATTTTGTGTCGAGAGCCGCCGTTCTCGCCCTGCAAGCTCATCCTATGCTGAACAGTTTTTATCAAAATGAGCGCATCATCACCCATCCTTATGTGCACCTCGGAATGGCTGTGGCCTTGGAAAATGGATTAGTTGTGCCTGTGATTCGCCACGCTGAAAAGCAATCGCTGGTTGAACTGGCCCAATCCATCTCAGAACATGCCAAAAAAGCGCGCGAGGGACGTGCGGGAAGCGAAGAACTGCAAGGCTCAACCTTCTCCATTACAAACCTTGGCGCTTTCGGAATCGAGCATTTCACACCGATATTAAATCCGCCGGAAACAGGCATTCTCGGCATCGGAGCAAGCTATGACACGCCCGTGTATCAAGGGGAAGAGATTGTGAGAAGCAAGATCCTGCCGCTTAGCCTGACATTTGATCACAGAGCCTGTGACGGCGCCCCTGCCGCTGCATTTCTGAAGGCGATTAAAAGATATCTGGAAGAACCGGCAGCATTAATTTTATAG
- the acoL gene encoding acetoin dehydrogenase complex dihydrolipoyl dehydrogenase, giving the protein MTLAIIGGGPAGYAAAVSAAQQGRTVLLIDKGPLGGTCLNEGCIPTKSLLENANVLDKIKHAGHFGIELPPGAISVDWSKMQNRKQQVVSQLVQGVQYLMKKNQIQVVKGTASFLSDRKLLIERENGKEIREADQVLIASGSEPIALPFAPFDGEWIIDSKDALSLSEIPSSLVIVGGGVIGCEYAGLFARLGSKVTIIETAGQLIPAEDEDIARLFQEKLEKDGVEVHTASRLERVDQAAKTAIWKSGQREFKTKADYVLVAIGRKPRLDGLQLEQAGVDFSPKGIPVNGHMQTNVPHIYACGDAIGGIQLAHAAFHEGIIAASHASGRDVQINEKHVPRCIYTSPEIACIGMTEQQARSEYGDVKIGEFPFSANGKALIKQQAEGKVKIVAEPEFGEIVGVSMIGPDVTELIGQAAAIMNGEMTTDMAEHFIAAHPTLSETLHEALLSTIGLAVHA; this is encoded by the coding sequence ATGACACTAGCCATTATCGGCGGCGGACCTGCAGGCTATGCGGCTGCAGTCTCCGCGGCACAGCAGGGCAGAACCGTGCTGCTGATTGACAAAGGCCCGCTTGGGGGAACCTGCCTGAATGAAGGCTGCATCCCGACAAAGTCTTTATTAGAAAACGCAAACGTTCTTGATAAAATCAAGCATGCCGGCCACTTTGGAATCGAACTTCCGCCCGGTGCGATATCGGTTGATTGGAGCAAAATGCAGAACCGAAAACAACAGGTTGTCAGTCAGCTTGTCCAAGGCGTTCAATACTTGATGAAGAAAAATCAAATACAGGTTGTGAAGGGGACGGCCTCCTTTCTTTCTGACAGAAAGCTCTTGATCGAAAGAGAGAACGGAAAAGAAATCAGAGAGGCGGACCAAGTATTGATTGCATCGGGATCAGAGCCAATTGCGCTGCCATTCGCCCCGTTTGACGGCGAATGGATTATCGACAGCAAGGACGCGCTTTCTCTATCTGAGATTCCGTCTTCACTTGTCATTGTCGGCGGCGGTGTTATCGGCTGCGAGTATGCCGGGCTGTTTGCCAGACTGGGATCGAAGGTGACCATCATTGAAACAGCCGGCCAGCTGATCCCGGCTGAGGATGAAGATATTGCCCGTCTCTTTCAGGAGAAGCTCGAAAAAGACGGTGTTGAAGTGCACACTGCATCCAGGTTAGAGCGGGTGGATCAAGCGGCCAAAACGGCAATATGGAAAAGCGGGCAGCGAGAGTTTAAAACGAAGGCCGATTATGTACTGGTGGCGATCGGCAGAAAACCCCGTCTTGACGGATTGCAGCTGGAGCAGGCCGGAGTAGATTTTTCTCCAAAAGGCATTCCGGTGAACGGGCACATGCAGACGAACGTGCCTCATATTTATGCGTGCGGAGACGCAATTGGAGGCATTCAGCTGGCGCATGCGGCTTTCCATGAGGGCATCATCGCTGCTTCTCATGCTTCCGGCAGGGATGTCCAAATCAATGAGAAACATGTGCCCCGCTGCATTTACACATCACCGGAAATCGCGTGTATCGGAATGACAGAACAACAGGCAAGAAGCGAATACGGGGATGTGAAGATTGGTGAATTTCCTTTTTCCGCAAACGGCAAAGCGCTCATTAAACAGCAAGCGGAAGGAAAGGTCAAAATCGTGGCGGAACCTGAATTCGGCGAAATCGTCGGTGTCTCGATGATTGGTCCTGATGTCACCGAGCTCATCGGCCAGGCGGCTGCGATCATGAATGGTGAGATGACCACTGATATGGCGGAGCATTTTATCGCCGCCCATCCGACACTGTCGGAAACATTACACGAGGCGCTGTTAAGCACAATTGGGCTTGCAGTGCATGCATAA